A genomic stretch from Leptospira andrefontaineae includes:
- the nuoK gene encoding NADH-quinone oxidoreductase subunit NuoK: protein MNPGILKPTLAGIPVEYLLILACIIFSIGVAGVLFRRSAVVIFMSIELMLNSVNLVFVVFSKSLHQVQGEVVVFFVMAIAAVEAAIGLALVVAIHRKKKTSFVDEMNLMKW, encoded by the coding sequence ATGAATCCGGGAATTCTGAAACCAACTCTTGCGGGAATCCCCGTGGAATATCTGCTGATCCTTGCCTGCATTATTTTTTCCATCGGTGTGGCAGGTGTTTTATTCAGAAGAAGTGCGGTAGTCATCTTTATGAGTATAGAACTCATGTTGAACTCCGTAAATTTGGTATTTGTCGTTTTTTCGAAATCACTTCATCAGGTCCAAGGAGAAGTGGTGGTATTTTTCGTGATGGCAATCGCGGCAGTGGAAGCTGCGATCGGTCTTGCCTTAGTGGTTGCAATTCACAGAAAGAAAAAGACAAGTTTCGTAGACGAAATGAATTTAATGAAATGGTAA
- a CDS encoding NADH-quinone oxidoreductase subunit C: MKETIQSFLKDKFPHFISKEEEILTNLPTFFLKPEGIATVLSALKTAPGIELNYLNDLTAIDWLGKKTPRFEVCYLLRSGNKSSTRVQFRVALEEDEQVPSIISIFKGANWPEREVYDLFGIRFAGHPRMDRLIMPDNFQGHPLRKDYPLEGFGQDYLVEDLLTIHLKEDMEA; this comes from the coding sequence ATGAAAGAAACAATCCAGAGTTTCCTAAAAGACAAATTCCCTCATTTTATCTCCAAGGAAGAAGAAATACTTACCAATCTTCCTACATTCTTCTTAAAACCGGAAGGAATTGCTACTGTTCTTTCCGCTTTAAAAACAGCGCCTGGGATTGAACTGAATTATCTGAATGATCTGACTGCAATCGATTGGTTGGGTAAAAAAACTCCAAGATTCGAAGTTTGCTACCTTCTCCGCTCCGGAAACAAATCCTCCACAAGAGTACAATTTCGCGTAGCATTGGAAGAAGATGAACAAGTCCCAAGTATCATAAGTATTTTTAAGGGTGCGAATTGGCCGGAGAGAGAAGTTTACGATCTATTTGGCATTCGTTTTGCGGGCCATCCTAGAATGGATCGCCTTATCATGCCTGATAATTTCCAAGGCCATCCATTAAGAAAAGATTATCCTCTAGAAGGTTTCGGTCAGGATTATCTGGTAGAAGACCTTCTCACCATCCACTTAAAAGAAGATATGGAGGCTTAA
- a CDS encoding NADH-quinone oxidoreductase subunit B, whose protein sequence is MGLNEQLAQPGSSYGDSFQIATVDSVINWGRSYSLWPYPFATACCGIEYMSTACADYDIARFGAERPSFSPRQADMILVLGTITYKMAPVLREIYDQLAEPKFVISYGACASSGGMFHAYSVLQGIDRILPVDLYVPGCPPRPEALLDAVIKLQEKVKTQGLEARRQEVMDKIREMNERNKPLVVQ, encoded by the coding sequence ATGGGATTAAACGAACAACTCGCTCAACCCGGATCGTCTTACGGAGATTCTTTTCAGATCGCTACGGTTGATTCCGTAATCAATTGGGGAAGAAGTTACTCCTTATGGCCTTATCCTTTTGCGACTGCATGTTGCGGGATAGAATATATGAGTACTGCCTGTGCGGATTATGATATCGCTAGGTTCGGAGCAGAAAGACCTTCTTTCTCTCCTAGGCAAGCAGACATGATCCTCGTTCTCGGAACCATCACTTATAAAATGGCTCCGGTGCTTCGTGAAATTTACGACCAATTGGCCGAACCAAAGTTTGTGATCAGTTACGGAGCCTGCGCTTCTTCCGGTGGAATGTTCCATGCATACTCAGTTTTGCAGGGAATTGATAGGATACTACCTGTGGATCTTTATGTTCCGGGTTGTCCTCCTAGACCGGAAGCACTTTTGGATGCTGTAATCAAACTTCAGGAAAAAGTAAAAACTCAGGGGCTAGAAGCCAGAAGACAGGAAGTAATGGATAAGATCCGGGAAATGAACGAAAGAAACAAACCCCTGGTCGTCCAATGA
- the nuoH gene encoding NADH-quinone oxidoreductase subunit NuoH yields the protein MDWNIVLLWLLKSALFFLVFITACAYYTLAERKVAGFIQDRKGPNRAGPLGLLQPLADGIKFLTKEEIFPQNVNRVMYLIAPAISMTCAIMAWAVVPLGGTVMLPEWLAKEIGSPYLDLQIANPDTGILFLFAISSLSVYGIILAGWSSNNKYSLIGGIRATAQMISYELPLGLSVAAIVILTGSLKLTDINDAQVGLWNIFKLPGFIAFSVFVVAMFAETNRLPFDLAEAESELVVGFHTEYGAFKFALFFIAEYMNMITMSCVVTILFFGGYHLPFGLLSGSIWQAWAGLGFFTVKVLFFAFLFMWVRWTLPRFRYDQLMTIGWKKMIPWAVANILIASVYVGLDGFWKW from the coding sequence ATGGATTGGAATATTGTTCTACTCTGGTTATTGAAAAGTGCACTTTTTTTCTTGGTGTTCATCACTGCTTGTGCCTACTATACATTAGCAGAACGTAAAGTAGCTGGGTTTATCCAGGACAGAAAAGGCCCGAATCGCGCTGGTCCTCTGGGTTTATTACAACCATTGGCCGATGGGATCAAATTCTTAACAAAAGAAGAGATCTTCCCTCAGAATGTGAACAGGGTCATGTATCTGATCGCGCCTGCGATCTCTATGACTTGTGCGATCATGGCTTGGGCTGTAGTTCCTTTGGGTGGGACCGTGATGTTACCTGAATGGCTTGCGAAAGAGATCGGTTCTCCATATTTGGATCTTCAGATCGCAAATCCTGATACTGGGATCTTGTTTTTATTTGCTATTTCCAGTCTTTCCGTTTACGGAATTATCTTAGCAGGTTGGTCCAGTAATAATAAATATTCTTTGATCGGTGGGATCCGTGCTACGGCTCAGATGATCAGTTATGAGTTACCTCTCGGTCTTTCTGTTGCGGCTATCGTGATCTTGACCGGATCTTTAAAGCTCACCGATATCAATGATGCGCAAGTAGGTCTTTGGAATATCTTCAAACTTCCGGGTTTTATCGCATTTTCAGTTTTCGTAGTAGCAATGTTTGCGGAGACAAATCGACTTCCTTTCGATTTGGCAGAAGCGGAATCCGAATTAGTAGTAGGCTTCCATACGGAATACGGTGCGTTTAAATTTGCGTTATTCTTCATTGCGGAATACATGAATATGATCACTATGAGTTGTGTGGTCACCATTCTGTTCTTTGGAGGATATCATCTTCCTTTCGGCTTGTTAAGCGGTTCTATTTGGCAGGCATGGGCAGGACTCGGTTTCTTTACCGTTAAGGTTTTATTCTTCGCATTTTTATTCATGTGGGTGAGATGGACCCTACCTAGATTCAGATACGATCAGCTAATGACAATTGGCTGGAAAAAAATGATCCCTTGGGCAGTGGCGAATATTCTGATCGCGAGCGTTTACGTTGGTTTGGACGGTTTCTGGAAATGGTAG
- a CDS encoding MarR family winged helix-turn-helix transcriptional regulator, which translates to MNPRTIIYLISRIRDEFHRRLNSELKDKGLGQLTTTHADILFALAMSKRVPMQDIARMIDRDKSTLTALVDKLQDLGYVERVRDTQDQRVVNLQLTRKAYSIRPVMLGISRSLLAGLYKGFTEPEKKDLVRLLDKLYKNLK; encoded by the coding sequence ATGAATCCTCGTACGATTATTTATCTGATTTCTAGGATCAGGGACGAATTCCATAGACGTCTGAATTCGGAACTGAAGGACAAGGGCCTCGGGCAACTAACCACTACCCATGCGGATATTCTATTCGCTCTTGCAATGTCCAAAAGAGTTCCGATGCAGGATATCGCTCGGATGATAGACAGGGACAAATCCACTCTAACTGCTCTTGTGGATAAACTGCAAGATCTAGGTTATGTGGAAAGGGTGAGAGATACTCAAGACCAAAGGGTGGTTAATCTCCAACTTACCCGCAAGGCTTACTCTATCCGACCTGTGATGCTTGGGATCTCCAGATCTTTGCTTGCAGGTCTTTATAAAGGTTTTACTGAACCGGAAAAAAAAGATCTTGTCCGGCTTTTAGATAAACTTTATAAAAATCTAAAGTAG
- a CDS encoding NADH-quinone oxidoreductase subunit D — MYEKTAEHFSLKQKKLPEGHLLVNLGPSHPSTHGILQNVIQLDGERVVDAESVIGYVHRSFEKLGERYTYNQFLVCTDRMNYVSTPLNNIGWILAVEKMLQIEVPDKVTYVRMIVSELSRVMDHIICNGILGVDLGAFSGMLHLFHHRENIYQVLEKLTGARLTTTFCRVGGLEKDIYPEFEKDVKTIIKGLRPAIEEFQSLLVNNRIFMDRTEGVGGISAEDAISYGYSGPNLRAAGVPWDIRKDDPYMFYDKVDFDIPVGEDGSVLHRTLVRMEEMRQSLRIVEQLINGLPTGAHHADIPHIYLPDKSKVYKNMEELIYHFKLIMHGIKVPKGEYYMATEAANGELGFYIVSEGEKSPWRVHVRRPCFWFYQSFPELVKGSLLADTVATMSSMNVIAGELDC; from the coding sequence ATGTATGAAAAAACCGCGGAACATTTCAGTCTCAAACAGAAAAAACTCCCGGAAGGACATCTGCTCGTCAACCTGGGACCTTCTCACCCTTCTACTCATGGGATCTTACAGAATGTGATCCAACTAGATGGAGAAAGAGTGGTGGATGCAGAATCTGTGATTGGTTATGTGCATCGCAGTTTCGAAAAATTAGGAGAACGTTATACTTATAATCAATTCTTAGTCTGCACGGACAGAATGAATTACGTATCCACTCCTTTGAATAATATCGGATGGATACTTGCTGTAGAAAAAATGCTCCAAATAGAAGTTCCGGATAAGGTGACTTACGTTCGAATGATCGTGTCCGAACTTTCTCGTGTGATGGATCATATTATCTGCAATGGGATCCTGGGTGTGGATCTTGGTGCATTCTCCGGGATGTTACATTTATTCCATCATAGAGAGAATATCTATCAGGTTCTGGAAAAACTTACAGGTGCAAGACTTACCACTACATTCTGCAGAGTTGGTGGACTCGAAAAAGATATTTATCCTGAATTCGAAAAGGATGTGAAGACAATTATCAAAGGTCTTCGTCCTGCGATAGAAGAGTTCCAATCTTTATTAGTAAATAATAGGATCTTTATGGATAGAACGGAAGGTGTGGGAGGTATCTCCGCAGAAGATGCTATCTCTTACGGTTATTCCGGTCCTAACTTAAGAGCCGCAGGAGTTCCTTGGGATATTCGTAAGGATGATCCTTATATGTTCTATGATAAGGTGGATTTTGATATTCCCGTGGGAGAGGACGGTTCGGTTCTTCATAGGACTCTTGTTCGTATGGAAGAGATGAGACAATCTCTTCGAATTGTAGAGCAGTTAATCAATGGTCTTCCAACCGGTGCTCATCATGCTGATATTCCTCATATTTATCTTCCTGATAAGAGTAAGGTTTATAAGAATATGGAAGAGTTGATCTACCATTTCAAATTGATCATGCATGGTATCAAAGTTCCTAAGGGAGAATATTATATGGCAACCGAGGCAGCTAACGGCGAGCTCGGATTTTATATCGTTTCCGAAGGGGAGAAATCTCCTTGGAGAGTGCATGTTCGTAGGCCATGTTTCTGGTTTTATCAATCTTTCCCTGAATTAGTTAAAGGTTCACTTCTTGCGGATACGGTCGCTACAATGAGTTCTATGAATGTGATCGCAGGGGAGTTGGACTGCTGA
- the nuoE gene encoding complex I 24 kDa subunit family protein → MSYQFSSQSVARLDKLLEMFPDKRSVILPGLYLLQKERGFVDREGMEALADKIGSPISLAQVYGVATFYTLYNKKPVGKYHIQICGTSSCYMRGNDKLEKHICSRLGIELGETTPDKKFTLEEVECLGACGYAPMVQINDAYYENLTFEKMDEILKDLT, encoded by the coding sequence ATGAGTTATCAATTTTCTTCCCAATCGGTTGCAAGACTAGACAAACTATTGGAGATGTTCCCGGATAAAAGGAGTGTGATCCTCCCGGGGTTGTATCTCCTGCAAAAAGAACGAGGTTTTGTGGATAGAGAAGGAATGGAGGCACTTGCCGATAAGATCGGTTCTCCAATTTCTCTCGCTCAAGTGTATGGGGTCGCAACATTCTATACCTTATACAATAAAAAACCCGTGGGCAAGTATCATATCCAGATTTGCGGAACTTCTTCTTGTTATATGAGAGGGAATGATAAACTCGAAAAACATATTTGCTCTCGTTTGGGAATCGAACTCGGAGAAACAACCCCAGATAAAAAATTCACTTTGGAAGAAGTGGAATGTCTGGGTGCATGCGGATACGCTCCTATGGTCCAGATCAATGATGCATATTATGAAAATCTAACGTTCGAAAAAATGGATGAGATCCTGAAGGATTTGACCTAA
- the nuoF gene encoding NADH-quinone oxidoreductase subunit NuoF gives MAEMKILTKFIDDPRSNELEFYESVHGYDGMKKALSIAPEEIIEIVKKSGLRGRGGAGFPTGLKWSFIPKDIPKPKYLICNADEGEPGTFKDRKLIENLPHQIIEGMVIGAKAIGANKGFFYIRGEFNKGIDSMQKAIDEAYAKGYLGKNILGSGFDFDLVLYAGAGAYICGEETALINSLEGRRGHPRLKPPFPAVSGLYRCPTVVNNVETFSTVPHILDKGADWYSKIGTEKSPGTRLFSVSGHVKRPGVYEIELGTPLLELVNDLCGGMLDDVPLKAVIPGGSSVPILTAEECKTANMDFESMAAHKTMLGSGAVIVIGEGTDLVETTYRFARFYAHESCGQCTPCREGTHWVRDLLHKIREGEGTSADLDLILSLARNMEGGTTICPLSDACVGAVRPTILKFKHEFEARLKDKAGKEEQIPAQTGV, from the coding sequence ATGGCAGAAATGAAAATCCTCACTAAATTTATAGACGATCCCCGTTCCAACGAATTGGAATTTTACGAATCAGTTCACGGTTATGACGGGATGAAAAAGGCTTTGTCTATCGCGCCGGAAGAAATTATTGAGATCGTTAAAAAATCGGGTTTAAGAGGAAGAGGGGGAGCAGGTTTCCCTACGGGACTGAAATGGTCTTTTATTCCTAAGGATATTCCAAAACCCAAATATTTGATCTGTAATGCGGACGAGGGAGAGCCCGGAACATTCAAAGATCGTAAACTGATCGAGAACCTTCCTCACCAGATCATCGAGGGAATGGTAATCGGTGCAAAAGCCATCGGCGCAAACAAAGGATTTTTTTATATCCGTGGAGAGTTCAATAAAGGGATCGACTCCATGCAAAAGGCAATCGACGAGGCCTACGCAAAAGGATACCTGGGAAAAAATATCCTAGGCAGCGGATTTGATTTTGATCTGGTATTATACGCAGGAGCAGGTGCTTATATCTGTGGAGAAGAGACCGCTCTCATCAATTCTTTGGAAGGTCGTAGGGGCCACCCAAGATTAAAACCTCCATTCCCCGCTGTTTCAGGTCTATATCGTTGTCCTACAGTGGTGAATAACGTGGAAACTTTTTCCACAGTTCCACATATTTTGGACAAGGGTGCAGATTGGTATTCTAAGATAGGTACTGAAAAATCTCCTGGCACTCGTTTATTCTCCGTTTCCGGTCATGTAAAAAGACCTGGAGTATACGAGATAGAATTAGGAACTCCTTTATTAGAATTAGTGAATGATCTTTGTGGCGGAATGTTGGACGATGTTCCGTTAAAAGCGGTGATCCCAGGCGGTTCTTCTGTTCCTATTCTAACTGCAGAAGAATGTAAAACCGCAAATATGGATTTCGAATCCATGGCGGCTCATAAGACAATGCTTGGTTCCGGTGCGGTAATTGTCATCGGAGAAGGCACTGACTTGGTGGAAACCACTTACAGATTTGCAAGATTCTACGCTCATGAATCCTGCGGTCAATGTACTCCTTGCAGAGAAGGTACTCATTGGGTGAGGGACCTACTGCACAAGATCAGAGAAGGAGAGGGAACAAGTGCGGACTTGGATCTAATTCTTTCTTTAGCTCGAAACATGGAAGGTGGAACTACTATCTGTCCTCTTTCCGACGCATGTGTGGGAGCGGTTCGACCTACTATCTTAAAGTTCAAACATGAATTCGAAGCCAGATTAAAAGACAAAGCAGGCAAAGAAGAACAAATTCCTGCACAGACGGGAGTCTGA
- a CDS encoding NADH-quinone oxidoreductase subunit J family protein — translation MVGIFDNPQLLLFFIFSGVLVAGALGVVFHPNPISSAVLLVLSFFALAGIYAVIGSVFVATMQVLVYAGAIMVLVVFVLMLLSLHDEGIAKLWNHPIKKVLVLSVVVLLAVVLIHSVREGIPNTDSSPTGYSESGSYEYTLSKSAEGKAGVIAEGNTAVVGSSMFLDYLLPFEIVSILLLAAVLGAVILGKKNLGKKTEEGEP, via the coding sequence ATGGTAGGAATATTCGATAATCCTCAGCTTCTGCTCTTTTTTATATTTAGTGGAGTATTGGTTGCCGGGGCCTTAGGAGTCGTATTTCATCCGAATCCGATCAGCTCAGCAGTTTTACTTGTACTTTCCTTTTTCGCGTTAGCCGGAATTTATGCGGTCATAGGTTCCGTTTTCGTGGCTACCATGCAGGTTTTGGTCTATGCAGGTGCTATTATGGTGCTTGTAGTTTTCGTTTTGATGCTTCTTTCTTTGCATGACGAAGGGATTGCGAAACTTTGGAATCATCCGATCAAAAAAGTCCTGGTTCTTTCCGTGGTTGTGTTGCTTGCAGTTGTGCTTATTCATTCCGTGAGGGAAGGTATTCCGAACACGGATTCTTCCCCTACTGGATATTCTGAGTCAGGTTCTTACGAATATACATTATCCAAATCGGCAGAAGGAAAAGCGGGTGTGATCGCAGAAGGAAATACTGCTGTAGTAGGAAGTTCCATGTTCTTGGATTATCTTCTTCCTTTTGAAATCGTTTCCATATTACTTTTAGCCGCCGTACTAGGTGCAGTTATATTAGGGAAAAAGAATTTAGGTAAAAAAACAGAAGAAGGGGAGCCATGA
- a CDS encoding HsdM family class I SAM-dependent methyltransferase: protein MIIPCEDKVDPPLENPDTKAKEKALGQFFTPSALVGPMLEWVSETKAVLEGKKIRILDPGTGEGIFFQEFQDHFPKLDSEFHGWEIDPILHEKCIQNLEKAGISKNRFHLVLGDFLQNEKKENYDIILCNPPYLRLSHSKHGKKLIRQFAEDINEEIPGTANLYVFFLLRILRLLGPEGRASILVPYEFLNAGYGVPIKKAIIQSGYLRRILILDSSWSLFTGAVTSSCILFLENSRTNEEGFFWSRTSSFIKGESIELSEMVWRKIRPDAEAKWTRLLSDDSEPVQNIKNDDKNSPNNNYVTMSEDNRQGWVPIKEFGSFRRGIATGDNGYFLLSDKDASNLSIPRNYLRSSIPKAQYALSPFFTGDDWNTLKSQGAKVWLLDAKEVPNNDEQKGINKYLEEGIKRGVPKRFLPSKRKPWHSQENRGPCRILATSFHREEVRFVFNQSPAVHLTCFHGFSAKPEYAHFEEYLFAYLITPYVRKELESRTREYAQGLRKVEPGDLNSLLVPDFRKLKEAEKEKIGKLLHNYRNMIRPWTPGRRQKGEKGIRNPEEEAILKSIETEFLTGL, encoded by the coding sequence ATGATCATTCCATGCGAAGACAAAGTTGATCCTCCTCTAGAAAATCCGGATACTAAAGCCAAAGAGAAAGCTTTAGGACAATTCTTCACGCCTTCTGCTTTGGTGGGTCCTATGTTGGAATGGGTTTCCGAAACCAAAGCAGTCTTAGAAGGAAAAAAAATTAGAATTTTGGATCCAGGAACGGGAGAAGGAATTTTTTTCCAAGAATTCCAGGATCATTTCCCAAAATTAGATAGTGAATTTCACGGCTGGGAGATCGATCCGATACTACACGAGAAGTGTATACAAAACTTGGAGAAGGCGGGGATCTCCAAAAATCGTTTTCATTTGGTGTTAGGGGACTTCCTACAAAATGAAAAGAAAGAAAACTACGATATCATACTCTGTAATCCTCCTTATCTTCGTCTCAGCCATTCCAAACATGGAAAAAAATTGATCCGTCAATTCGCGGAGGACATCAACGAGGAGATTCCTGGGACAGCGAACTTGTATGTATTCTTCCTACTTCGTATACTAAGGCTTTTAGGGCCTGAAGGAAGGGCTTCCATACTTGTTCCTTACGAATTCTTGAATGCAGGATACGGAGTTCCGATAAAAAAAGCGATCATTCAATCAGGATACCTTCGTCGTATACTTATCTTAGATTCTTCCTGGTCCTTGTTCACTGGAGCTGTGACTTCTTCTTGTATACTGTTCTTGGAAAATTCAAGAACGAACGAAGAAGGTTTTTTTTGGTCAAGGACCTCATCATTCATTAAAGGAGAAAGTATAGAGCTTTCCGAGATGGTCTGGAGAAAAATTCGTCCCGATGCTGAAGCAAAGTGGACTAGATTATTGAGCGACGACTCGGAGCCGGTACAAAATATAAAAAATGATGATAAAAATTCACCTAACAATAATTATGTGACTATGTCCGAAGATAATCGCCAAGGATGGGTCCCTATCAAGGAATTCGGAAGTTTTAGGAGAGGAATCGCGACAGGGGACAACGGATATTTTCTTTTATCCGATAAAGACGCTTCGAACTTATCTATCCCTCGAAACTATCTCAGGTCTTCTATTCCGAAAGCTCAATACGCACTTTCTCCATTTTTTACCGGAGATGATTGGAATACTTTGAAGTCTCAAGGAGCCAAGGTTTGGCTTTTAGACGCAAAAGAAGTTCCGAATAATGATGAGCAAAAAGGTATTAACAAATATCTGGAAGAAGGGATCAAACGAGGTGTGCCTAAACGTTTTCTTCCTTCTAAAAGAAAACCTTGGCATTCTCAGGAGAATAGAGGGCCTTGCAGGATCTTAGCTACTTCTTTTCATAGGGAAGAAGTTCGGTTCGTGTTCAATCAAAGCCCCGCAGTTCATCTCACCTGCTTTCATGGATTTTCCGCAAAACCTGAGTATGCCCATTTCGAAGAATATTTATTTGCGTATCTGATCACTCCTTATGTTCGCAAAGAGCTGGAATCTAGAACTAGAGAATACGCTCAAGGGTTACGAAAAGTAGAACCAGGAGATCTGAATTCTCTTCTCGTGCCTGATTTCAGAAAATTAAAAGAAGCGGAGAAGGAGAAGATCGGAAAATTACTCCATAATTACAGGAATATGATCCGTCCTTGGACTCCCGGTCGCAGACAAAAAGGGGAAAAAGGGATCAGAAACCCGGAAGAAGAAGCAATACTCAAAAGTATTGAGACTGAATTCTTGACCGGGTTATAA
- a CDS encoding MaoC family dehydratase — protein MAKLVLSSFAELQAYEGKELGVSDAHEITQAQIDTFANATLDHQWIHTDPARAAKESPFGTTIAHGYLTLSMAPYLLSQILELRNIKMGINYGMEKLRFLDPVKVGSKLKLRAELVELKDLRGTARMTLKLSFEVEGAAKPAAIGEVIYLYQFA, from the coding sequence ATGGCTAAACTCGTACTCTCCAGCTTCGCAGAACTACAGGCATACGAAGGAAAAGAACTAGGCGTATCCGACGCTCACGAAATCACCCAGGCACAAATCGATACATTCGCAAACGCAACCCTGGACCACCAATGGATCCATACAGATCCGGCAAGAGCCGCTAAAGAATCTCCTTTCGGGACTACAATCGCTCACGGTTATCTTACACTTTCTATGGCTCCTTATCTTTTAAGCCAAATCTTAGAACTAAGAAACATCAAAATGGGAATCAACTACGGAATGGAAAAACTCCGCTTTTTGGATCCTGTGAAGGTGGGTTCCAAACTCAAACTTAGAGCAGAACTGGTAGAACTGAAGGACCTGAGAGGGACCGCAAGAATGACCTTAAAACTTAGCTTCGAAGTAGAAGGTGCTGCAAAACCTGCTGCTATCGGCGAAGTAATCTATCTCTACCAATTCGCCTGA
- a CDS encoding NADH-quinone oxidoreductase subunit A: MGSSPDHLGPLLIQFLLGVGFSALILGLAFLLNPKKKSKPHDTFECGVPYYGDAKGLFNIKFYLVAVLFILFDIEAIFLFPYAVNLKSFKEAGLGNFLLIEMFVFIFTLVVGLYYIRKKGALEWD; the protein is encoded by the coding sequence ATGGGAAGTTCGCCGGACCATTTAGGCCCCCTGCTGATTCAATTCCTCTTGGGAGTAGGATTCTCCGCTCTCATACTCGGACTCGCGTTCCTTCTAAACCCCAAAAAAAAATCCAAACCTCATGACACTTTCGAGTGCGGGGTACCGTATTATGGGGATGCAAAGGGATTGTTTAATATCAAGTTTTACTTGGTCGCCGTTCTCTTTATACTTTTTGATATAGAAGCGATCTTCCTTTTTCCTTACGCCGTGAATTTAAAATCATTCAAAGAGGCGGGACTCGGGAATTTTCTTCTAATAGAGATGTTTGTTTTTATTTTCACCCTCGTGGTTGGACTGTATTATATTCGGAAGAAGGGGGCCTTAGAATGGGATTAA